Proteins encoded in a region of the Oncorhynchus clarkii lewisi isolate Uvic-CL-2024 chromosome 18, UVic_Ocla_1.0, whole genome shotgun sequence genome:
- the LOC139373550 gene encoding ras/Rap GTPase-activating protein SynGAP-like: protein MEIPPTAPQQPFRQQSFLSRKLKGSIKRAKSQPKLDRTSSFRHMILPRFRSADQERTRLMQSFKESHSHESLLSPSSAAEALDLTLDEDAVIKPVHSSILGQEYCFEVTTISGTKCFACRSAAERDKWIENLQRAVKPNKDNSRRVDNVLKLWIIEARDLPPKKRYYCELCLDDMLYARTTSKPRTDTVFWGEHFEFNNLPAIRSLRLHLYKETDKKRRKEKSTYLGLVTIPISSITGRQFVEQWYPVIQPSALAKGGGVGGGKVINASIRLKSRYQTMSILPMELYKEFAEYITNNYRTLCAVLEPLLSVKSKEEVAFALVHILQSTGKAKDFLSDMAMCEVDRFMEREHLIFRENTLATKAIEEYLKLIGHRYLKDAIGEFIRALYESEENCEVDPMRTPPSVLADHQANLRMCCELALCKIVNSHCVFPRELKDVFASWRVRCAERGREDIADRLISSSLFLRFLCPAIMSPSLFNLTQEYPGERTSRTLTLIAKVVQNLASFSKFSGKEDHMCFMNEFLEMEWGSMQQFLYEISNMDTGSNAGGFEGYIDLGRELSVLHSLLWEVMAQLSKDAILKLGPLPRLLNDISVALRNPQLHRQASHQPDRQQDRLITRPSFNRLVSSDFQSLMMRDLNSSIDISRLPSPTAGLSGGGVLSSHVSMGSFAERDPHGSKDVFYVTRPPLARSSPAYCTSSSDITDPDPKVLSVNKSVSMMDLQDSRMNSISNLHSVGDMLNSSQASIAGLGHSFGNLGGPLRMGGHMSAGGSGSSGLRLSQMGGPLHHMGGPTDSLSQQQQHAAAAMHFPLSFQNPLFHLAAGSPRGQPHSRPQAQPPPPPLLLAPELDNAHHQQGYVRAFGHGGFSRSEDLSALRPQSSLVQPSVVHSHSYSDDYTRQNQNAEYTRRQLSLQVQENLQQQILMGMTPQTATGTGTPTSLATPPSTVYPVRHGSVAPPPPQRLKSQLSISPGATSTPPKARPQSRNLLLQSPDSSFGGRQPSQQQQQQQLSVKQSDSPAPGLPHQSSSARDGQGAPQGGNGETTDTPTKSTKQPQTTDTPTKNTKQPQPQSQQQQQPPQQHLLKPTVNKQGSQSPSTLTPNERTVAWVSNMPHLSADIEILRSSSNLEDLKLKEYSKSMDESRMDRVKEYEEEIHSLKERLIMSHRKLEEYERRMLSQEQQTSKILSQYQSRLDDSERMLRQQQLEKDSQIKGIINRLMAVEDELREEDSSSLGSADPHGLPGGGGGTATATARPGVSFSGVSCANSPWKGALPPLPPPRLHVSHNGELHGNRAYPSTTTMVTPARSTASWTSATAASNPSLTGGRAV, encoded by the exons ATGGAAATCCCTCCCACTGCCCCCCAACAACCGTTCAGACAACAA AGCTTCCTCAGTCGAAAGTTGAAGGGCTCCATCAAAAGGGCAAAGAGCCAGCCCAAGCTGGATCGAACCAGCAGCTTCCGCCACATGATTCTACCCCGTTTCCGTAGTGCTGATCAGGAGAG gACACGTCTAATGCAGAGCTTCAAGGAGTCCCACTCTCATGAGTCCCTGCTTTCCCCTAGCAGTGCAGCGGAGGCTCTGGACCTCACGCTGGATGAAGATGCTGTCATCAAACCTGTCCACTCCAGCATATTGGGCCAGGAGTACTGCTTTGAG GTGACCACCATTTCAGGGACAAAATGCTTTGCCTGCCGCTCggctgcagagagagacaaatggattgAGAATCTACAGAGAGCTGTCAAGCCCAACAAG GACAATAGTCGAAGGGTGGACAATGTGCTTAAGCTGTGGATCATTGAGGCCAGGGACCTTCCTCCTAAGAAGCGGTACTATTGTGAGCTGTGTCTGGATGACATGCTGTATGCTCGCACCACCAGCAAGCCCCGCACGGACACTGTCTTCTGGGGCGAGCACTTTGAGTTCAACAACTTGCCTGCCATTCGTAGCCTACGCCTGCACCTTTACAAGGAGACAGACAAAAAGCGACgcaag GAGAAGAGCACGTACCTCGGCCTGGTCACTATCCCCATATCGAGCATCACAGGCAGGCAGTTTGTGGAGCAGTGGTATCCGGTGATCCAGCCCAGTGCTTTGGCTAAGGGTGGCGGTGTAGGCGGTGGCAAGGTCATCAATGCCTCAATCCGCCTCAAGTCCCGCTACCAGACCATGAGTATCCTGCCCATGGAGTTGTACAAGGAGTTCGCTGAGTACATCACCAATAACTACCGTACGCTGTGTGCCGTGCTGGAGCCTCTGCTCAGTGTCAAAAGCAAAGAGGAGGTGGCGTTCGCGCTGGTGCACATTCTCCAGAGCACGGGCAAGGCGAAG GACTTCCTGTCAGACATGGCGATGTGCGAGGTGGATAGATTCATGGAACGAGAGCATCTGATCTTTCGAGAGAACACCCTTGCTACTAAAGCCATAGAGGAGTACCTCAAATTGATAGGGCACCGGTACCTCAAGGATGCCATAG GGGAGTTCATTCGAGCTTTGTACGAGTCAGAGGAGAATTGTGAAGTGGATCCCATGCGTACTCCACCGTCTGTCCTGGCCGACCACCAAGCCAATCTTCGCATGTGCTGCGAGCTGGCACTCTGCAAGATTGTCAACTCTCATTG TGTGTTTCCGCGGGAGCTGAAGGACGTATTTGCCTCCTGGAGGGTCCGGTGTGCCGAGCGGGGAAGGGAGGACATCGCAGACCGCCTCATCAGCTCCTCCCTCTTCCTACGCTTCCTGTGTCCCGCCATCATGTCGCCCTCTCTCTTCAACCTCACCCAGGAGTACCCCGGAGAGCGGACCTCCCGCACACTCACCCTCATCGCCAAGGTGGTGCAGAACCTGGCCAGCTTCTCCAA GTTTAGTGGCAAAGAGGACCACATGTGTTTCATGAATGAGTTTTTGGAGATGGAGTGGGGCTCCATGCAGCAGTTCCTGTACGAGATCTCCAACATGGACACGGGGAGCAATGCCGGGGGCTTCGAGGGCTACATCGACCTGGGCAGGGAGCTGTCAGTGCTCCACAGCCTGCTGTGGGAAGTCATGGCCCAACTGAGCAAG GACGCTATTCTGAAGCTTGGTCCCTTGCCACGTCTGCTGAATGACATCAGTGTAGCTTTGAGGAACCCCCAGCTCCACCGGCAGGCCAGCCACCAGCCAGACAGGCAGCAGGACAGGCTCATCACACGGCCCTCCTTCAATCGCCTGGTATCATCCGATTTCCAGAGCCTCATGATGCGGGACCTGAACAG CTCAATAGACATCTCCCGTCTCCCCTCCCCAACCGCGGGATTATCTGGGGGTGGTGTCCTCTCGTCTCATGTAAGCATGGGAAGCTTTGCAGAACGAGACCCCCACGGCTCAAAGGATGTTTTCTACGTGACCCGTCCCCCCTTGGCTCGGTCCAGCCCTGCATACTGCACCAGCAGTTCTGATATCACTGACCCAGACCCAAAG gtCCTCAGTGTGAACAAAAGCGTGTCCATGATGGACCTGCAGGACTCACGCATGAATAGCATCTCCAACCTCCATTCAGTGGGCGATATGCTCAACTCCTCCCAGGCCTCCATAGCAGGCTTGGGCCACAGTTTTGGGAACCTGGGCGGCCCGCTTCGCATGGGAGGCCATATGTCCGCCGGTGGCTCTGGGAGCTCCGGCTTGAGGCTAAGCCAGATGGGGGGACCCCTTCACCACATGGGGGGTCccactgactctctctcccagcaGCAGCAACATGCGGCAGCCGCCAtgcacttccccctctccttccagaaTCCCCTCTTCCATCTGGCTGCCGGCAGCCCTCGGGGTCAGCCCCACAGTCGTCCTCAGGCCCAgccacctccccctccactcttGTTGGCCCCAGAACTTGACAATGCCCACCACCAACAGGGCTACGTGCGGGCATTTGGCCACGGCGGCTTCTCGCGTAGCGAGGACCTTTCAGCCCTGCGGCCACAGAGCAGTCTGGTGCAGCCCAGTGTTGTCCACTCACACAGCTACAGTGACGACTACACGCGGCAAAACCAGAACGCTGAATACACCCGGCGCCAGCTTTCGCTGCAAGTACAG gagaatCTTCAGCAGCAGATTCTTATGGGCATGACCCCTCAGACGGCCACAGGCACGGGCACTCCCACCTCCTTGGCCACTCCCCCCTCCACCGTGTACCCTGTCCGTCATGGCTCCGTAGCACCGCCTCCCCCACAGCGCCTCAAATCCCAGCTGTCCATCAGCCCCGGGGCCACCTCCACCCCTCCCAAGGCCCGCCCCCAGAGCAGGAACCTCCTTCTCCAGTCGCCCGACTCCAGCTTTGGCGGTAGGCAGCCCTcgcaacagcaacaacagcagcagttGTCCGTCAAACAGTCTGACAGCCCAGCCCCTGGGCTCCCGCACCAGTCGAGCTCTGCCAGGGACGGCCAGGGGGCGCCACAAGGGGGGAACGGAGAGACCACAGACACCCCGACTAAGAGCACAAAGCAgcctcagaccacagacaccccaACTAAGAACACCAAGCAGCCACAGCCGCagtcccagcagcagcagcagcctccaCAGCAGCACCTGCTCAAGCCGACAGTCAATAAACAG GGTTCTCAGTccccctccaccctgacccccAACGAGCGCACTGTGGCTTGGGTGTCCAACATGCCACACCTCTCTGCCGACATCGAAATATTGCGTAGCTCATCGAACCTTGAGGACCTCAAGCTGAAGGAGTACTCCAAGAGCATGGACGAGTCACGCATGGATAGG GTAAAGGAATACGAGGAGGAGATCCATTCCCTGAAGGAGCGTCTGATAATGTCCCATCGGAAGCTGGAGGAGTATGAGCGCAGGATGCTTTCACAGGAGCAGCAGACCAGCAAGATCCTATCACAGTACCAGAGCCGGTTGGACGACAGCGAGCGCATGCTGAGGCAGCAGCAGCTGGAGAAGGACAGTCAAATCAAAGGCATTATCAACAG GCTCATGGCTGTGGAGGATGAGTTGAGA